Below is a window of Solanum stenotomum isolate F172 chromosome 7, ASM1918654v1, whole genome shotgun sequence DNA.
ATctaaataagccacaaaaacataaaagtgaccaaaataagccaCTACTTTAGGAAGTAACTAAAATAGacttagtggaagaaaaaattccactttatctaatattctaaacgttttccgttagtctcataacgtgtatattttaatatataacagaattattttctacactttataaaatggaactatttcttacactttataaagtggaactttttcttacactttataaagtagAAGAAAATCTTACACTTTACAAAGTGGAAGAGAAAATTCCACTTGACAAAGAGGAATATTTTCACGTTTTTATCTCTTTTGCAGTGTTTGTCAtacaattatattgatttgacatatcataaaaacggaaaaaattattacactatgtatttttatttttttcctacaACATACTTTCTATATTTGTTCATctcaatctcaaaaaaaaaatgtcttctaaACCAAAAGTTAGAGTTTTGATTTATTGGGATGGCGAAATTATACATGATGGAAATACCGTTTATTATAATTGTCCTCCCAAACACAATgctaaatattcaattaatgtccgatatcataaatttctttcatcaatttatatAAGAATGGGTATAAACAGTACtgtttataatttgattatagtcGTAAAATACCCTACTTCATTTTTATCACAAGGACAAGTAAATTTTGGAGAGTGGATTATCTATAATGACGAATCGTTGACCGACTTTTTGAGGGTTCCAGATGACTATAAAGATCAAATCAAgttaacaatacttgaaatctaTGTTAGGAAGGAGCCTAAGACTAGTCAACAACGTTCTCCTTTATCGGTCAATGTCCATCCACTTTATAAAAAGTTctactttataaagtgtaagaaaaagttccactttataaagtgtaagaaatagttccattttataaagtgtagaaaataattccgttatatattaaaatatacacgttatgagactaacgaaaaacgtttagaatattagataaagtggaattttttcttctactaagcctattttagttacttcCTAAAGTAatggcttattttggtcacttttatgtgtttgtggcttatttaggtTCCCAGTCCTCAGCAAATACGACATCAACAATAGGCATCGAATGACAACATCAGTTCAAGCGGCGTCTTTACGGAGTCGAGTTCACGGAGTCAAAACACGGAAGAGCAGACATGTTTCTCTTTTCCGTGTCGTCTTCCTCCTCGGCCAGAACAATAGTACAAAAACACTGTTCCAGCAGCGAAAAACACATGTGTTTTCGTCCTGGCAACAATGTTTGTTGTCCTTTGCTCGCGCGGGATGATGCCACGTCGTCGCTCAAGGACGAAGGAGTCAATCCCAAGAGTCGATTCGccctttcctctttcggaatgggTCGAAATCACAGGGAAAGGTTGTCTCCCCTTATTTGTGAAagattttttgatttttgaatttggaattggGCCATGTTTTGCCCGAATTTTGGTCCGTCTCCGAACCCATTTCTTTCCTTCTATATAATCGTTGGTTATTCACTGTTGAGaggaggtttttttttttttggaaaaaagagATTTTAGTTGGAAAAATTGGTGAAAAAAGGAGGTATTGAGAACGATAGTtgatagagaaaatattttctaaggtCGCAAATAGAGAGTCAAAACTTGAAACAAAAAAGCATTCTCGATTAGCTTCCAAAAGGATTTGAGTTTCTTTGAGCTCTGTTTCTTTTTTCACGCATAGTCCGAGCTCGCCGAAGTTCTCAAAATTCGCATTTCGGTGGTGAATGCTCGTCCTCGCTAGCTTGTTTGTTCCGGTTCGCTGCCCATTATAAGGTAAAagcctttttttttagtttcgtTTGATTCATTCCTAGttcttatatgttttttttgttaaagtaTATGTAATTGTGTTTTAGTTGGCAGGTGTTAGGTTTATTCATATTAATGATAGATATTTCCTTTGTTTTACTTGAAGGTTTTATTACTGTTtcattaaaatgtgtgatagaGGTCTCAGTtcctttcttcattttttcaaatttggtgCTTAGCtgatagttttttcttttactgtATAAGTTTTATGTTCCTCTTTCCATTTGGTTTATGTCTTATGCCTGCATTTATGTCTCCGCTTGAATGATAATTTTGCATTTGCTTCACTGTTCTTCCTTTAAGTTCTGTCAATATATGATATAGATGCGCGTATTGCATATGTAGTTAATTCTATTGCTTCTAagcttgaaaaataaaaataaaaatttcttctTGTGTAAACTTTAACTTGAAATGTTGAAGGTTCATGCCTCTTTGAGTTCACTGTTGGTTGTTTGTTGCTACTGCTGATTAATTGCATCTTGTTGTCTATGGTTTGTGGTTTAGTTTGAAATTCCAAATTTAGTTTTCTATAGGTaggtttgttttcttaatatgtcGTGGGTTGTTTATTTCGTTTGTATCTTGACTAGTGTAAATAGTATGAATTAGATAGCTTACTGCCTTATTTTTCATTGTGCCCGCCGGTGGAATATCTCTTGCTCTAACTTCGGGTTGTCTAAAGCATGTCCCGTTCCCGTTACTTAGTGTTCAAAGACATCGGTGCGTATTGAGCCATCAAGTTTATAAGATTATATATGCTATGTTAAATACGATTTGGTGTAAGGGTTATTTGGAGTTCATCACTTCAAATTGATACTCTTTCAAGGATGAGTGTTTATTTAGTGTTTTAAGTCTCAATATCAACAATCTAGTTTATTTAGTTAAGTGTTGCCGACTATTGCTTTCCAAAATATTGGAATTGTCTTGATAGTCATTTGGATGTGGAGCTCTTAACCATCTAGTGGCATGATCCTCACTTTATCTGATACATTTGATTCCTATTTTAAACTAgcatattaatattattatgttGGGTTCCAtttgtttattaaaaaatgaaaaaaaaaagaagaagatgaattaTGTCTTGTTCTAATAGTAGTTCAATTAATTCATATCTTAATATGTGTTGTGTTACGTGTTGCTGCTGCATATGTTGAAGTTTGACGAATTCATTTCTTTCTCACTGCCTCTTTATTGGCAAAATTGCTTAATGACAACCTTAAATTACTCATGTTAATTCTTTCCTTTCACTTTCCTTACATGTGATGCTTCGCCGAGTCTATTTGGACTTTTCCCATTGCCTCTTTGCATTTTCGAGTATCGAGTCAGCCCTCCGGTGTTCAAAGAGCGAAATGGAATTGGCATACAGGTGTTTGGAGCTGATATACGGGATTGTATACACTAGTATACACCTAGTGTAtacgaaaaatgaaaaaatgggCATAAAAGAGCCTTAAATTTTCAGCTTTTTGTATTCTTGTAATTATTGGGCTAAAAGCCCATTTAGCTTGATTATTATTgtgttagtttaggacaggtacTGAGTGTTGAGCCTTTTCAAAAAGTAGAAATCAGGCCCAAGTATTggtccaggcggacagaaaaACCAAACTTGGGCCCAAGTTCCTTTCtctctttgtttttattatatttgtttactCGTTATTATTCGCTATTAATCTTAAGGTTAAAAGAattcaaatccccaaaagacaCCCATTTTGAATTGATCACTTAACTAATTTATTCGTGTTTTACTCGacttaaaagataaataaataagtttataaaaatatttcattaggtaatatttcaatatttttcttttaaaatagtccTAACCAAATTCGTTCAATTCAAGTTAAGTCAAACGAAattagccaaatagttaatcGTCGGATAACCGCGTATTAGCGGACGTTTCGGGTGCTTTAAATCcccttcccgaaatgctaataagaaccccgaacccttttaaagttttcattagatttctgttttagtcttttgaaaacaatagttttcctaatttttctttaaaattaagtggcgactctaaaccagtttaaatatcttttccaaataaaacataaatatcaaatttcgcAAACCATCTTGTTATATCATCAGTTTTTGTGTAATGTATCTTTACACTTCTAGAACAAGCCTAGTACCATcaacaaaatttgaaagaatgaaGGTTACTctaataaaaatcaataaaatggaaaaaaaattaacaaaataaagtTTCTACATTAGCAAAAATGATAAAAGATGTTAAGAGAGTATAATATGAAAGatcaacatttaggaagatcaGCTGGTGGAGGAGGTAACTTCTGCTTAGGACCTTTTCCATCATTTACCATCCAAACCATTTTCAAGCCCCAACTTGTGTGTACTTCAAGATGACAATGCATGAACCATACtcctaaaaaattcaaaaatattatgtCAACAAgctaccaacaaaaaaaaaatagatatttcaaTTCAAACATTAACTTAATTAATGAGTTTATGTTCTGTACGCTGAcaatgaaacttttttttggCATAATACGTAACAAACACTCAAACTTGACCTCAGTTGATAAGTAAGTAATACAACGTAACTTTGAGAGTGCACATCTAGATACCTCAACTAAACACTCCAACTCGTGCCCACTGTGTCTTGTGGAGACTTGACGCTAATGTCTCGATGATGATTTTGTAGATGTTGGAATATTCAACTAACACATTGGAGAggagttgaggtgtctagatgtgcatgCTCAAAGTTTGAGTGTTTGTTTCTGTATTATGCTCTTTATTTTTACATGTAACTCCATATGAAGCCTCATATAGCACTAATAATCGCGTAAAAGTGCTTGATACTATCAATGTATGTAACTTAAAATCTAGTGTAATACCTGGATTGTCTGCAAGGAAGCGAATGGCGACCCAACCTCCAGACGGAACACCAACAGTGTTCCTTTCAGCAGGATCAACAAGGTTGAAATTAGCAGGATCCTTGCTAGAATTATAATTTCCAAATCCTTGTCCAAccacaaagaaattgaaacCATGAAGGTGAAGTGGATGACTTTCGGCGCTTATAATACTTGTATCTTGCATAACTAATTCCACACTAGTATTAAAAGGCAACACCACAACTTTTGTACCTGAGGTAACAAAAGTATTGTTTGGTGGATTTCCTGTGTAATTGAATTTAAATGGCGGATTGACTGGAAAATCTGTTGTATAAACTCCTTTAGATTGGTTAAAATAGTGTGATTGAAGTAGAGCTACATTTGGCTGAACAAACGATACGTTGTTAACAGAAGCTGCCAATTTAGTGTTATTTGGTCCTTGACATGTTTGATTCTTAGGACACGGATTCAATCCTAATCCAACAGTGAAGAAAAAATgtttatcaacttttttaggTACATTGGCTGGATATTTCGCGTTGGCTAAGCTTCtgattttcttgacaaaacttgTAGCAAAAGTTGTGTCATTGAATATAGGGAGTTTTGGTTTCAACAGAAGAAATTTGTTgctctttttagtattgttagAGTGTTGATGATATTCTAATATTCCAGTGGTGGTGGAATTGTCAAAGGAAGCAATGCCAGTCGCGTAAGGCCGAGCTGACATGAGGAAGGTTGCATTAGGATGAAAATGTTTGGTTTTCAAGAGGATATTTGTGGTTTGTCCTGGTGTTATAAGAATTATGTTTGTGTTGAATGGTTTCACATAAACAGCATCAACTTCTACAACAGTAAGGTTATGATTTGCTATACTGAAAAAAAGTTCATCATTTAGTGCAGCATTGACTACTCTTAGTAGATATGTTTTCCCTGGTTTCACCTTCAATTTGAATGTATCTGCAACACATATGAAAGTAATTAAGTTGctatttttacataaaaatatgtgACAAGGTCTTGTTTTGTTGAATTTTGCAAGAGTGTTGACGATGTTAAAGATATTTATACAATCAGATCATTTATAAGGTAATCACAAGCAAGTCTCTATGATATGCACAAGAACTCATCCCTCAATATAAAGAAGTTTAGAAGGCAAGAATCATAAGCATTTAGGCACTCTAATGCAAAAAATACTCGTGGTAAGTAGACAAAGACTTAGTTGATACAAACCTATGAATAGGGAAACGTTAATCGATAtaataagataaaattagactatcaatatataaaacttaaattatttttgaaatatttaccTTTAGCAGAACAATTGTAGAGAAGTCCAGGTAGACCATTGATGGTATAAGCATCAGAAATATTTGGAG
It encodes the following:
- the LOC125871589 gene encoding laccase-17-like, producing MEFSFLKTYNLFLLALFFLVFVDTLTLAKHEGITRHYKFNIQMQNVTRLCQTKNIVTVNGKFPGPRIIAREGDRLVIKVVNNVQHNVTIHWHGVRQLRSGWADGPAYITQCPIQRGQSYVYNFTIIGQRGTLFWHAHISWLRVTLYGPIVILPKKGVAYPFPQPFKEVPILFGEWWKADTEKIINQALQTGGPPNISDAYTINGLPGLLYNCSAKDTFKLKVKPGKTYLLRVVNAALNDELFFSIANHNLTVVEVDAVYVKPFNTNIILITPGQTTNILLKTKHFHPNATFLMSARPYATGIASFDNSTTTGILEYHQHSNNTKKSNKFLLLKPKLPIFNDTTFATSFVKKIRSLANAKYPANVPKKVDKHFFFTVGLGLNPCPKNQTCQGPNNTKLAASVNNVSFVQPNVALLQSHYFNQSKGVYTTDFPVNPPFKFNYTGNPPNNTFVTSGTKVVVLPFNTSVELVMQDTSIISAESHPLHLHGFNFFVVGQGFGNYNSSKDPANFNLVDPAERNTVGVPSGGWVAIRFLADNPGVWFMHCHLEVHTSWGLKMVWMVNDGKGPKQKLPPPPADLPKC